Proteins from a genomic interval of Streptomyces sp. NBC_00820:
- a CDS encoding SAM-dependent methyltransferase translates to MTTRQVGRDLDTSKAHSARMYDYFLGGKDHFEIDKEAALVAAAAHPGIYVTARENRAFMQRATRVLAQEHGIRQWLDIGTGIPTEPNLHQVAQSVAVDARVVYADNDPLVLKYAERLMRSTTQGRTAYVEADVRDPDALMSAVEASEVLDFDQPIALSLNALMHFITEPHDPYAIVRRLLDPLPAGSALAMNHCTPDFDPVTWNKVAEVYTKSGSPVRFRSHDDVSRFFDGLDLIDPGIVCCHRWRPAEPADGTEPTDAQISLLAGVGIKR, encoded by the coding sequence ATGACCACCAGGCAGGTCGGCCGGGATCTCGACACGAGCAAGGCACACTCGGCCCGGATGTACGACTACTTCCTCGGCGGCAAGGACCACTTCGAGATCGACAAGGAGGCGGCCCTCGTCGCCGCCGCCGCCCACCCCGGCATCTACGTGACCGCTCGCGAGAACCGGGCGTTCATGCAGCGGGCCACCCGGGTCCTGGCGCAGGAGCACGGCATCCGCCAGTGGCTCGACATCGGCACGGGCATCCCGACCGAGCCCAACCTGCACCAGGTCGCCCAGTCCGTCGCGGTCGACGCCCGCGTCGTGTACGCCGACAACGACCCCCTCGTCCTGAAGTACGCCGAACGCCTCATGCGCAGCACGACGCAGGGGCGCACGGCCTACGTCGAAGCCGACGTCAGGGACCCCGACGCGCTGATGAGCGCCGTGGAGGCCTCGGAGGTGCTGGACTTCGACCAGCCCATCGCCCTCTCCCTCAACGCGCTCATGCACTTCATCACCGAACCGCACGACCCGTACGCCATCGTGCGCCGGCTGCTCGACCCGCTCCCGGCGGGCAGCGCCCTCGCCATGAACCACTGCACGCCGGACTTCGACCCCGTCACGTGGAACAAGGTCGCGGAGGTCTACACCAAGTCCGGTTCTCCTGTGCGGTTCCGTTCGCACGACGACGTCAGCCGTTTCTTCGACGGACTCGACCTGATCGACCCCGGCATCGTGTGCTGCCACCGCTGGCGGCCCGCCGAACCGGCCGACGGGACGGAGCCCACGGACGCCCAGATCAGCCTGCTGGCGGGCGTAGGCATAAAGCGCTAG
- a CDS encoding CGNR zinc finger domain-containing protein: MRTLLDASVALVNALTDGEARGRRYDAPEGAERVGAVRAALSAGADLGLGDADRLAGTARALRTVFEAAAGDRLDDAAPALNALLRETGARPQLDRAPGEPWQVHFHGADDSYAVGWSAGCATGLAMAIGGDYAGRLGVCAAPRCDRVYVDTSRNAGRQFCSTACQNRVKAAAFRARRASDEA; the protein is encoded by the coding sequence ATGCGTACCCTGCTCGATGCCTCGGTGGCGCTCGTCAACGCGCTGACCGACGGTGAGGCGCGCGGCCGCCGCTATGACGCGCCCGAGGGCGCCGAGCGGGTCGGGGCGGTCCGCGCGGCGCTCTCCGCCGGGGCCGACCTGGGACTCGGCGATGCCGACCGGCTGGCCGGCACCGCCCGAGCCCTGCGCACCGTGTTCGAGGCCGCGGCCGGCGACCGCCTCGACGACGCCGCTCCCGCCCTCAACGCGCTGCTGCGCGAGACCGGCGCCCGCCCCCAGCTCGACCGGGCTCCCGGAGAGCCGTGGCAGGTCCACTTCCACGGCGCCGACGACTCCTATGCCGTCGGCTGGAGCGCCGGCTGCGCGACCGGCCTCGCCATGGCCATCGGCGGCGACTACGCCGGACGCCTCGGGGTCTGCGCGGCCCCACGCTGCGACCGGGTCTACGTGGACACGTCCCGCAACGCCGGCCGCCAGTTCTGCTCGACTGCCTGCCAGAACCGGGTCAAGGCAGCGGCGTTCCGTGCGCGGCGGGCGAGTGACGAGGCGTGA
- a CDS encoding redoxin family protein — translation MQISELARRAGVTTKAVRYYESLGLLTPERLANGYRDYDEHAVRLTQEIRALGGLGIPVERTRPFLECLTAGHRHADDCPASLAGYRDAISELTQRIEGLTARRAVLAAHLHQAAHRGSRVSPATEGDGLMTDYTNLPAGLPVPEDDGAAAHLPGMKMPHLELRSTSDTAVRLDAFGAGRTVIYVYPLTGRPGTDLPDGWDSIPGARGCTPEACGFRDHHQDLLAAGADAVFGLSSQDTDYQREVVERLHLPFQMLSDPTLSVARQLDLPTFEAGGLTLCKRLTLIIRDGVIEHVFYPVFPPNEHADQVLAWLRDNPL, via the coding sequence ATGCAGATCAGTGAGCTGGCCCGCCGGGCGGGCGTGACGACGAAAGCGGTGCGCTATTACGAATCGCTGGGCTTGCTCACACCCGAGCGGCTGGCCAACGGCTACCGGGACTACGACGAGCACGCCGTACGACTCACACAGGAGATCCGGGCGCTCGGCGGTCTCGGAATTCCTGTCGAGCGCACCCGGCCGTTCCTGGAGTGTCTGACGGCCGGCCACCGGCACGCCGATGACTGCCCGGCCTCTCTGGCCGGGTACCGGGACGCGATCAGTGAGCTCACGCAGCGGATCGAGGGACTCACCGCCCGCCGGGCGGTACTCGCCGCGCACCTGCATCAGGCCGCCCACCGCGGCAGCCGCGTCTCACCTGCCACCGAAGGAGATGGTCTGATGACGGACTACACGAACCTGCCCGCCGGCCTTCCCGTCCCCGAGGACGACGGCGCGGCCGCTCACCTGCCCGGCATGAAGATGCCGCACCTGGAACTGCGGAGCACCAGCGACACGGCCGTCCGCCTCGACGCGTTCGGCGCGGGTCGCACGGTGATCTACGTCTACCCGCTGACCGGGCGCCCGGGGACCGACCTCCCCGACGGCTGGGACTCGATCCCCGGGGCGCGGGGCTGCACTCCCGAGGCATGCGGCTTCCGCGACCACCACCAGGACCTGCTCGCCGCCGGCGCGGACGCCGTGTTCGGCCTCTCCAGCCAGGACACCGATTACCAGCGCGAGGTCGTCGAGCGGCTCCACCTGCCGTTCCAGATGCTCTCCGACCCCACACTGAGCGTGGCCCGCCAACTCGATCTCCCCACGTTCGAGGCCGGCGGGCTGACGCTCTGCAAGCGGCTGACTCTGATCATCCGCGACGGCGTGATCGAGCACGTCTTCTATCCGGTCTTCCCCCCGAACGAACACGCGGACCAGGTCCTGGCATGGCTCCGGGACAACCCCCTGTAG
- a CDS encoding helix-turn-helix domain-containing protein: MSEARPSASAPTVLRIILGRRLQDMRLDAGASLEDAAKALRVKTLTIRRLEKAEVALKPLYVEKLLETYGADRQLIDEFVVLAEQANEPGWWHSYRDVVPSWFTAYVSLETSAKSLRTYEPQYVTGLLQTPDYARAVLRGGMPNGSEEELARRVELRLRRQSLLEREEAPTLWVVMEEAVLHRVVGGPDVMRKQIERLLDVSELAHVSLDIVSFAAGAHVGACAPFTYFRFEEPELPDIVYSELLSASVYLDERADVVAHLEAHTRMALLTSSEDSRALLNRMRKEYS; this comes from the coding sequence GTGAGCGAAGCCCGTCCCAGCGCCAGCGCACCGACAGTCCTGCGCATCATCCTCGGCCGTCGGCTGCAGGACATGCGGCTGGACGCCGGCGCCTCGCTGGAGGACGCGGCAAAAGCCCTGCGGGTGAAGACCCTGACGATCCGCCGGCTGGAGAAGGCCGAGGTCGCGCTGAAGCCTCTCTACGTGGAGAAGCTCCTGGAGACCTACGGGGCGGACCGCCAGCTGATCGACGAGTTCGTAGTCCTGGCCGAGCAGGCCAACGAGCCCGGCTGGTGGCACTCCTACCGCGACGTCGTCCCCAGCTGGTTCACCGCCTACGTCAGCCTGGAGACCAGCGCCAAGAGCCTGCGCACCTATGAACCCCAGTACGTGACCGGCCTTCTGCAGACCCCCGACTACGCCCGCGCCGTCCTGCGCGGCGGGATGCCGAACGGGAGCGAGGAGGAGCTCGCGCGCCGCGTGGAGCTGCGGCTGCGCCGCCAGAGCCTGCTGGAGCGGGAGGAAGCCCCCACGTTGTGGGTGGTCATGGAGGAAGCCGTCCTGCACCGGGTGGTAGGCGGCCCGGACGTGATGCGGAAGCAGATCGAGCGGCTTCTGGACGTGTCCGAGCTCGCGCACGTCAGCCTCGACATCGTGTCCTTCGCCGCGGGTGCGCATGTCGGAGCGTGTGCCCCATTCACGTATTTCCGGTTCGAGGAACCCGAACTGCCCGACATCGTCTACAGCGAACTTCTTTCCGCCTCCGTCTATCTGGACGAGCGCGCGGATGTCGTCGCCCATCTCGAGGCGCATACCCGTATGGCGCTGCTGACGTCGTCGGAGGACAGCAGGGCGCTCCTGAACAGAATGCGCAAGGAGTATTCGTGA
- a CDS encoding MFS transporter, with the protein MPRFEPLPRTVRLLLLARVVNRLGAFSLPFLTALICADHGASLTTAGLVSAAFGLATIPSRLAGGGLADRIGRRTTIVLGLCGCAVAQLAIAASASLTWAVAGAVLLGLAFELYEPPSQAIIGESVPERQRVRAFSLFSAALAAGGMGAGLLAALLGRWDLRLLFVTDAATCLACALLIRLALPHDRPAPRGADRDFTVVRPLRDRALLSVLATGTAYALINQQTVMTLPLALVRQGLPAADAGLLFTAGAVTTVLAQPLVRLPWVARLTRSVALALAHLLLAAGLTGYALARDLPALLVSTAVWSLGDLLVMGRVYALVTDLAPSGGSGRYLAVFGTSWGIAATLAPVLGTQLLARAGTTTLWSTMAALCLLFAALHLRATPPSPRLGRRLDLRLGFRLGLRNAAKSVRRRAPDAL; encoded by the coding sequence GTGCCGCGCTTCGAACCGCTGCCCCGCACCGTCCGCCTGCTGTTGCTCGCCCGGGTCGTCAACCGGCTCGGAGCCTTCTCACTGCCCTTTCTCACCGCGCTGATCTGCGCCGACCACGGCGCGAGCCTGACCACCGCCGGGCTGGTCAGCGCCGCCTTCGGGCTGGCTACGATCCCCTCGCGGCTGGCCGGGGGAGGACTGGCCGACCGGATCGGCCGGCGAACGACCATCGTGCTCGGACTCTGCGGGTGCGCCGTCGCGCAGTTGGCGATCGCGGCCTCCGCGTCGCTCACCTGGGCGGTCGCCGGGGCGGTGCTGCTCGGGCTGGCCTTCGAGCTCTACGAGCCGCCGAGCCAGGCCATCATCGGCGAGTCCGTGCCGGAGCGGCAACGGGTGCGCGCGTTCAGCCTGTTCAGCGCCGCGCTCGCGGCGGGCGGCATGGGAGCCGGCCTGCTCGCCGCCCTGCTGGGGCGCTGGGACCTGCGCCTGCTCTTCGTCACCGACGCCGCGACCTGCCTGGCCTGCGCCCTGCTGATCCGGCTGGCCCTTCCCCACGACCGTCCGGCGCCTCGCGGTGCGGACCGGGACTTCACGGTCGTACGACCGCTGCGGGACCGAGCCCTGCTGAGCGTCCTGGCCACCGGAACCGCCTACGCTCTGATCAACCAGCAGACGGTGATGACCCTCCCTCTCGCGCTGGTGCGACAGGGCCTGCCGGCCGCCGACGCCGGGCTGTTGTTCACCGCCGGCGCGGTCACCACCGTGCTCGCCCAGCCGTTGGTGCGGCTGCCCTGGGTGGCCCGGCTCACGAGGTCCGTCGCGCTCGCCCTCGCCCATCTCCTCCTGGCCGCGGGGCTGACCGGCTACGCCCTCGCCCGCGACCTGCCGGCGCTGCTCGTCTCGACCGCCGTGTGGAGCCTCGGCGACCTGCTGGTCATGGGCCGCGTCTACGCGCTCGTCACCGACCTCGCACCGTCCGGCGGAAGCGGCCGCTACCTTGCCGTCTTCGGCACCAGCTGGGGCATCGCCGCGACGCTCGCACCCGTCCTCGGCACCCAACTGCTCGCCCGCGCCGGGACGACCACACTGTGGTCCACGATGGCCGCACTCTGCCTGCTGTTCGCCGCGCTGCACCTCCGGGCGACACCGCCGTCGCCCCGACTCGGCCGCCGACTCGACCTCCGACTTGGTTTCCGTCTCGGTCTCCGCAACGCCGCGAAGTCGGTTCGCCGCCGGGCCCCGGACGCCTTGTAA
- a CDS encoding DUF3224 domain-containing protein, whose protein sequence is MRAAGTFTVKAFTPTELKPEPAVSTGTPVGVATMEKHFTGDVAGRSATLFTAAFDQTTGVGTYVAVESFEGSLNGRSGTFNFAHSATTSGSDRTAEFFTVVPSSGTGELAGISGTGGMTVDAEGTHRIWFDYETD, encoded by the coding sequence ATGAGAGCTGCCGGCACCTTCACCGTCAAAGCGTTCACTCCGACCGAACTGAAGCCGGAACCGGCCGTGTCCACCGGGACTCCCGTAGGCGTCGCGACGATGGAGAAGCACTTCACGGGTGACGTCGCCGGGCGCTCGGCGACCCTCTTCACCGCCGCGTTCGACCAGACGACCGGCGTCGGTACCTATGTGGCCGTGGAGTCCTTCGAAGGATCGCTCAACGGCCGGAGTGGGACCTTCAACTTCGCGCATTCGGCGACGACTTCCGGCAGTGACCGCACCGCCGAGTTCTTCACCGTCGTTCCCTCCAGCGGCACCGGCGAACTGGCCGGGATCTCCGGCACCGGCGGGATGACGGTCGATGCCGAGGGGACGCACCGGATCTGGTTCGACTACGAGACCGACTGA
- a CDS encoding DUF397 domain-containing protein — MTLTDEGVHDGIAGPRPRGTGRGAPLEHPWSGPNGGRCAETEPLADGRVAVRQSTGPAGPARTHAPEEIAAFVRGVEEGLADHLVVG, encoded by the coding sequence GTGACACTCACCGACGAGGGCGTCCACGACGGGATCGCCGGCCCGCGACCTCGGGGAACGGGACGGGGAGCACCCCTGGAGCACCCCTGGAGCGGACCGAACGGCGGTCGGTGCGCCGAGACGGAACCGCTCGCCGACGGCCGCGTGGCCGTACGGCAGTCGACCGGCCCGGCCGGGCCGGCGCGGACCCACGCGCCGGAGGAGATCGCCGCGTTCGTCCGCGGGGTCGAAGAGGGCCTGGCCGATCACTTGGTCGTCGGGTGA
- a CDS encoding NAD-dependent formate dehydrogenase encodes MAKIVCVLYPDPITGFPPKYARESLPKIEGYPGGQTLPSPKAIDFTPGELLGSVSGELGLREFLESRGHTLVVTSDKEGPDSELDRHLADADVVISQPFWPAYLTPERIAKAPKLKLALTAGIGSDHVDLDSAIARGITVAEVTYSNSISVAEHAVMMVLSLVRNYLPSHKIAAEGGWNIADCVSHSYDLEGMDVGVIAAGRIGVAVLRRLKPFDVKLHYTDKRRLPREIEEELGLTFHATAQDLAKNVDVVSIHAPLHPETLNLFDEKLLNSMRKGSYIVNTARAQIVDRDAIVRALESGQLGGYAGDVWYPQPAPADHPWRTMPFNGMTPHISGTSLTAQARYAAGTREILECFFDGTPIRDEYLIVDGGKLAGTGAASYTAGDNKK; translated from the coding sequence GTGGCGAAGATTGTCTGTGTTCTCTACCCGGACCCGATCACCGGATTCCCGCCGAAGTACGCCCGGGAGAGCCTGCCGAAGATCGAGGGTTACCCGGGTGGTCAGACCCTGCCGTCGCCGAAGGCCATCGACTTCACGCCGGGTGAGCTGCTGGGCAGTGTCTCGGGTGAGCTGGGCCTGCGGGAGTTCCTCGAGTCCCGCGGCCACACCCTGGTCGTGACCTCCGACAAGGAGGGCCCGGACTCGGAGCTGGACCGTCATCTGGCCGACGCCGACGTGGTCATCTCCCAGCCGTTCTGGCCCGCCTACCTCACCCCCGAGCGGATCGCCAAGGCCCCGAAGCTGAAGCTCGCGCTGACCGCCGGTATCGGTTCCGACCACGTCGACCTGGACTCCGCGATCGCCCGCGGCATCACCGTCGCCGAGGTCACCTACTCCAACAGCATCAGCGTCGCCGAACACGCGGTCATGATGGTCCTGTCGCTGGTCCGCAACTACCTGCCCTCGCACAAGATCGCCGCAGAGGGCGGCTGGAACATCGCCGACTGCGTCTCCCACTCCTACGACCTCGAAGGCATGGACGTCGGCGTCATCGCCGCCGGCCGCATCGGCGTCGCGGTACTGCGCCGCCTCAAGCCCTTCGACGTCAAGCTCCACTACACCGACAAGCGCCGCCTGCCCCGCGAGATCGAGGAAGAACTGGGCCTCACCTTCCACGCCACCGCCCAGGACCTCGCCAAGAACGTCGACGTCGTCTCCATCCACGCCCCGCTCCACCCCGAGACGCTCAACCTGTTCGACGAGAAGCTCCTGAACAGCATGCGCAAGGGCTCCTACATCGTGAACACCGCCCGCGCCCAGATCGTCGACCGCGACGCCATCGTCCGCGCCCTGGAGTCCGGCCAGCTCGGCGGCTACGCCGGCGACGTCTGGTACCCCCAGCCCGCCCCGGCCGACCACCCCTGGCGCACCATGCCCTTCAACGGCATGACCCCCCACATCTCCGGCACCTCCCTGACCGCCCAGGCCCGCTACGCCGCCGGCACCCGCGAAATCCTGGAGTGCTTCTTCGACGGCACCCCGATCCGCGACGAGTACCTCATCGTCGACGGCGGCAAGCTCGCCGGCACCGGCGCCGCCTCCTACACCGCGGGCGACAACAAGAAGTAG
- a CDS encoding carbohydrate kinase family protein, with the protein MIVVAGEALIDLVPAPTTPDPASPLPPLLPQRGGGPYNVAVALGRLGSPTSFCSRVSTDAFGAALLSGLRDAGVDTALVQRGPEPTTLAVADVGSDGSAGYGFYTEGTADRLFTLPSALPDGATALSVGTCSLVLEPGASAYEALLRRESDNGVFTALDPNIRAGLIADAGAYRERFLSWLPHVALLKLSVEDAHWLADVGPGDGLEAHLTAWLERGPAAIVLTRGGDGLSVWSRNTGQVSVPGTSVTVVDTIGAGDTVNAALLHRLREIGALSHRAVAGLDADTWRDVLGFAARAAALTCSRSGAEPPYAWELSA; encoded by the coding sequence GTGATCGTCGTCGCCGGCGAGGCACTCATCGACCTCGTGCCCGCACCCACGACCCCCGACCCGGCGTCCCCCCTGCCGCCGCTCCTTCCGCAGCGGGGCGGCGGCCCGTACAACGTCGCTGTCGCGCTGGGGCGCCTCGGATCCCCGACGTCGTTCTGCTCGCGCGTGTCCACGGACGCCTTCGGCGCCGCCCTGCTGTCGGGGCTGCGGGACGCGGGCGTCGACACGGCGCTGGTGCAGCGCGGCCCCGAGCCCACGACACTGGCCGTCGCCGACGTGGGCAGCGACGGATCGGCCGGCTACGGCTTCTACACCGAGGGCACGGCCGACCGCCTGTTCACTCTCCCGTCCGCCCTGCCGGACGGCGCCACCGCCCTGTCCGTCGGCACCTGTTCGCTCGTGCTGGAACCGGGGGCGAGCGCGTACGAGGCCCTGCTGCGCCGGGAGTCGGACAACGGCGTCTTCACCGCCCTCGACCCCAACATCAGGGCCGGCCTGATAGCGGACGCCGGCGCCTACCGGGAGCGGTTCCTGTCCTGGCTGCCCCACGTCGCCCTGCTGAAGCTCTCGGTCGAGGACGCCCACTGGCTCGCGGACGTCGGCCCCGGCGACGGCCTGGAGGCCCACCTCACCGCATGGCTGGAGCGCGGACCCGCGGCGATCGTCCTGACCCGCGGCGGCGACGGGCTGAGCGTGTGGAGCCGGAACACCGGCCAGGTGAGCGTGCCGGGCACTTCGGTCACGGTGGTCGACACCATCGGTGCGGGCGACACGGTCAACGCCGCGCTGCTCCACCGGCTCCGGGAGATCGGGGCGTTGAGCCACCGGGCCGTCGCGGGTCTCGACGCCGACACCTGGCGCGACGTGCTCGGCTTCGCGGCCCGCGCCGCCGCCCTCACCTGTTCCCGGTCCGGAGCCGAACCGCCGTACGCGTGGGAACTGTCGGCCTGA
- a CDS encoding formate/nitrite transporter family protein, whose protein sequence is MSIPLQDALGEQATAAQRKVSQLRTPGRFLLLSSLAGAFIGVAAVLLLMVTGPLSAAHSPWTKLIQGLIFGVALTLVVFAGSELCNGNMMTMVQGVGRRKVSVVGAAGVIVFSFVGNLIGSVVFAWLVHCAGVLDVVAVPGKPAPGVTLLGSMLAAKSGAGAEALFFRGVLCNFLVCLAVWMTARTRSDGAKLTLIFWCLLAFIGSGFEHVVANMTYFSLGLFEHVPGVTIAAFARNLLFVGLGNLVGGGLLVGVAYTVIARPTGQLDPPQPARSAAPVSAGVRRD, encoded by the coding sequence GTGTCAATTCCCCTCCAGGATGCCCTGGGCGAGCAGGCCACCGCAGCACAGCGCAAGGTGTCCCAACTCCGCACCCCCGGACGCTTCCTGTTGCTCTCCTCGCTCGCCGGTGCCTTCATCGGCGTGGCCGCGGTACTTCTGCTCATGGTGACCGGGCCGCTCAGCGCGGCGCACTCGCCGTGGACCAAGCTGATCCAGGGCCTGATCTTCGGCGTGGCACTGACCCTCGTGGTCTTCGCCGGCTCCGAACTGTGCAACGGCAACATGATGACGATGGTCCAGGGCGTGGGCCGCCGCAAGGTGTCGGTCGTCGGCGCGGCCGGCGTCATCGTCTTCTCCTTCGTCGGAAACCTGATCGGCTCCGTCGTCTTCGCGTGGCTGGTGCACTGCGCCGGAGTGCTGGACGTGGTGGCGGTCCCCGGAAAGCCCGCGCCCGGCGTGACGCTGCTGGGGAGCATGCTGGCGGCGAAGTCGGGAGCTGGTGCCGAGGCTCTCTTCTTCCGTGGCGTCCTGTGCAACTTCCTGGTCTGCCTGGCCGTATGGATGACCGCCCGGACCCGTTCCGACGGCGCGAAGCTCACCCTGATCTTCTGGTGCCTGCTGGCCTTCATCGGCTCGGGCTTCGAGCACGTCGTCGCCAACATGACCTACTTCTCGCTGGGTCTGTTCGAGCACGTCCCCGGCGTGACGATCGCCGCCTTCGCCCGCAACCTGCTCTTCGTCGGCCTGGGCAACCTGGTCGGCGGCGGACTCCTGGTCGGTGTCGCATACACCGTCATCGCCCGCCCCACCGGACAGTTGGACCCTCCTCAGCCCGCCCGATCGGCGGCTCCGGTCTCAGCGGGCGTCCGGCGCGACTGA
- a CDS encoding contact-dependent growth inhibition system immunity protein, with amino-acid sequence MDHLLHLDRTLDELDPPRWTPPAADATRLVRTVHELRCVPLGELAPADLRTLISQQVGLPYVLPRAVRLLIEEPLLDAYFYDGDLLLTVVHAPASAWALLAELGARLRTVILTLPETAVAGLPRGAAEELARFVGELGRFAGEPAPRL; translated from the coding sequence ATGGACCATCTGCTGCACCTCGACCGCACGCTCGACGAGCTGGACCCACCCCGCTGGACGCCTCCCGCCGCCGACGCGACCCGTTTGGTGCGTACGGTGCATGAGCTGCGCTGTGTGCCGTTGGGTGAACTCGCTCCCGCGGATCTGCGCACCCTCATCTCACAGCAGGTGGGGCTCCCTTACGTCCTTCCACGCGCCGTGCGCTTGCTGATCGAGGAGCCGCTGCTCGACGCCTACTTCTACGACGGCGACCTGTTGCTCACCGTTGTTCATGCCCCCGCCTCGGCCTGGGCTCTGCTGGCGGAGCTCGGCGCGCGGTTGCGGACCGTCATCTTGACGTTGCCGGAGACGGCGGTCGCCGGCCTGCCGCGCGGTGCCGCAGAGGAACTCGCTCGCTTCGTCGGGGAACTTGGCCGCTTCGCCGGGGAGCCCGCACCGCGTCTCTGA
- a CDS encoding SMI1/KNR4 family protein yields MSSKDDAITQAERHFGVRFPEDYRRFLATQGSMSRFVPPADDFLMINDVAELVDVNEAGEFQQRFPGSLAIGGDGSREILTYDFRQELPPLVLLDVSAQDWSSAIHQAVSLSALLQQFPESGWKWDDSELSSP; encoded by the coding sequence ATGAGCTCGAAAGACGATGCGATCACACAGGCCGAGCGCCACTTCGGAGTCCGGTTCCCGGAGGACTACCGCCGGTTCCTTGCCACGCAGGGGAGCATGAGCCGGTTCGTTCCCCCTGCAGACGACTTCCTGATGATCAACGACGTTGCCGAGCTTGTCGATGTCAATGAGGCCGGAGAATTCCAGCAACGCTTCCCCGGGAGCCTGGCCATCGGCGGGGACGGAAGCCGCGAAATCCTCACCTACGACTTCCGGCAGGAACTTCCGCCCCTGGTACTGCTCGACGTGTCCGCTCAGGACTGGTCCTCCGCCATCCACCAGGCGGTGTCGCTGTCTGCCCTGCTCCAGCAGTTTCCCGAAAGCGGATGGAAGTGGGACGACTCCGAACTCTCGTCTCCGTGA